One Sanguibacter sp. HDW7 DNA window includes the following coding sequences:
- a CDS encoding LLM class flavin-dependent oxidoreductase: protein MRVGLCILPQFRWSEAAPLWRAAEDLGFAHAWTYDHLAWRSLADEPWFATVPTLTAAALATTTIPLGTFVATPNYRHPVTFAKDVLTLDDISGGRVLLGLGAGGGGFDAAVLGDEPLTPGQKVRRLDEFLGLLTTMLTEPVTDHSGEFYTAVDARTYPGPLAGPPPLLVAGNGPRALDVVVRRGQGWVTTGIEQVGDVDAWWASLATLSACLDSALVRAGRADAIVDHELFPRYLNLDTFTYSLESVGKFDDMVGRAAELGFTDVVVHRPRADGIYAGDPEIIERLTLS from the coding sequence ATGCGAGTCGGCTTGTGCATCCTGCCCCAGTTCCGCTGGTCCGAGGCCGCGCCCCTGTGGCGCGCCGCCGAGGACCTCGGCTTCGCCCACGCCTGGACCTACGACCACCTCGCCTGGCGCTCCCTCGCGGACGAACCCTGGTTCGCCACCGTCCCGACGCTCACGGCCGCTGCCCTCGCGACGACGACGATCCCGCTCGGCACCTTCGTCGCGACCCCGAACTACCGCCACCCGGTGACGTTCGCGAAGGACGTCCTCACGCTCGACGACATCTCCGGCGGCCGCGTGCTCCTCGGCCTCGGCGCGGGCGGTGGCGGCTTCGACGCCGCGGTGCTCGGCGACGAACCCCTCACGCCGGGGCAGAAGGTCCGACGGCTCGACGAGTTCCTCGGCCTCCTCACGACGATGCTCACGGAGCCCGTCACCGACCACAGCGGCGAGTTCTACACTGCGGTCGACGCACGCACCTACCCCGGACCGCTCGCCGGGCCGCCGCCCCTGCTCGTGGCGGGCAACGGCCCACGTGCTCTCGACGTCGTCGTCCGCCGAGGCCAGGGCTGGGTGACGACGGGCATCGAGCAGGTCGGCGACGTCGACGCCTGGTGGGCGAGCCTCGCGACGCTCTCCGCGTGCCTCGACAGCGCCCTCGTGCGCGCCGGTCGCGCCGACGCGATCGTCGACCACGAGCTCTTCCCGCGCTACCTCAACCTCGACACGTTCACGTACTCGCTCGAGTCCGTCGGCAAGTTCGACGACATGGTCGGGCGGGCCGCCGAGCTCGGTTTCACCGACGTCGTCGTGCACCGACCGCGCGCCGACGGCATCTACGCGGGCGACCCCGAGATCATCGAGCGGCTCACGCTCAGCTGA
- a CDS encoding HNH endonuclease signature motif containing protein, which translates to MAEGLRLREVQDLVLRVVEEAERTIRTASAMKARALSHLGVLADQEAAHAERVDDVALASSRAVEAAHRSGIAEVATALHMPEGTVRRAWEDARTATEEHPALWRALLDGHVSERHVRVALEELTTLPVAARGPLEAEILAKAPNVTAASLQVFARRRRELRHPESVDVRHRRARASRHVLLAPPRDGMSTLTAHLPAVAAHAIYNRCTDAAMAVQAPDDPRTLTQLRADAFMAYALADGALLVTGSGTPRPSAGPSTDTHGADLALTDTSGADGSSGSGSGSGSGSGSGSGSGSGSGSVGVQGHGAAGDAAASNAAPGSETQGRGAQERDRRMLEAAYVESLGDDDAHAASAACDIDIYGIVPTVAVLVPVDWLADDAATTATCTAHRRAAGAPPDGTLHDGALQHDGALSDGALQDGSADHFEPPDDPVQHSNRRAKRLVPIPVGEIVGAGPIDREAARALVAQSSSLRRILTDPHTGVPLDMSRSTYRVPAHLRAFTQLRDATCRFPSCRRRAEACDLDHVEAWEEGGATSASNLAHLCRMHHRLKHAGAWSVQVVDDARATRLRDALRADEARGAGSAGLPGHPGHTGRDGVGCESADCDSVGRDGQHGRPGGRLTPSTLRWTSPTGRTSTTRASLDPTFDDAPKKRASEERTSKEHLSMERASEGQASEEHVSEGHVSEDRASEERPAASGPPATPAAPDSPATPASPDSPSTDVPF; encoded by the coding sequence GTGGCGGAGGGGCTCCGCCTGCGCGAGGTCCAGGACCTCGTCCTGCGCGTCGTCGAAGAGGCCGAACGCACCATCCGGACCGCCTCGGCCATGAAGGCCCGCGCTCTCTCGCACCTCGGCGTCCTCGCGGACCAGGAGGCGGCTCACGCCGAGCGCGTCGACGACGTCGCGCTCGCGTCGTCGCGCGCGGTCGAGGCCGCGCACAGATCGGGCATCGCCGAGGTCGCGACCGCGCTCCATATGCCCGAGGGGACGGTGCGACGTGCCTGGGAGGACGCACGGACGGCCACGGAGGAGCACCCCGCACTGTGGCGGGCGCTCCTCGACGGACACGTCTCTGAGCGCCACGTCCGCGTCGCCCTCGAGGAGCTCACGACACTGCCCGTCGCGGCGCGCGGACCGCTCGAGGCCGAGATCCTCGCGAAGGCCCCCAACGTGACAGCAGCAAGCCTCCAGGTCTTCGCCCGGCGTCGCCGCGAGCTGCGGCACCCGGAGTCGGTCGACGTGCGGCACCGGCGGGCGCGGGCCAGCAGGCATGTGCTCCTCGCACCGCCCCGCGACGGCATGTCGACGCTCACCGCGCACCTGCCCGCCGTCGCTGCGCACGCGATCTACAACCGCTGCACCGACGCCGCGATGGCCGTGCAGGCTCCCGACGACCCCCGCACGCTCACCCAGCTGCGGGCCGACGCCTTCATGGCGTACGCGCTCGCCGACGGGGCACTGCTCGTGACCGGCTCCGGCACGCCTCGCCCCTCAGCAGGTCCCAGCACCGACACGCACGGCGCTGATCTTGCCCTCACAGACACAAGCGGCGCCGACGGCAGCAGCGGCAGCGGCAGCGGCAGCGGCAGCGGCAGCGGCAGCGGCAGCGGCAGCGGCAGCGGCAGCGGCAGCGTAGGCGTTCAGGGCCACGGCGCGGCGGGCGACGCTGCTGCGAGCAATGCGGCTCCGGGCAGCGAAACACAAGGCCGCGGGGCGCAAGAACGCGACAGACGGATGCTCGAGGCCGCCTACGTCGAGTCGCTCGGCGACGACGACGCCCACGCCGCATCGGCTGCGTGCGACATCGACATCTACGGGATCGTCCCGACTGTCGCAGTGCTCGTCCCGGTGGACTGGCTCGCGGACGACGCGGCCACGACGGCTACATGCACGGCCCACCGACGTGCAGCCGGGGCTCCCCCGGACGGCACGTTGCACGATGGAGCGTTGCAGCACGATGGTGCGTTGAGCGATGGCGCGCTGCAGGACGGTTCGGCCGACCACTTCGAACCGCCGGACGACCCTGTCCAGCACAGCAACCGGCGCGCCAAACGCCTCGTGCCCATTCCCGTGGGCGAGATCGTCGGGGCCGGACCGATCGACCGCGAGGCAGCCCGGGCGCTCGTCGCCCAGAGCTCTTCGCTCCGGAGGATCCTCACCGACCCTCACACCGGTGTGCCGCTCGACATGTCCCGCTCGACCTACAGAGTCCCCGCGCACCTGCGCGCCTTCACCCAGCTGCGCGACGCGACGTGCAGGTTCCCGTCGTGCCGTCGCCGCGCCGAGGCGTGCGACCTCGACCACGTCGAGGCCTGGGAGGAAGGAGGGGCGACGTCCGCGTCGAACCTCGCCCACCTGTGCCGCATGCACCACCGCCTCAAGCACGCCGGCGCATGGTCGGTCCAGGTTGTCGATGACGCCCGGGCCACAAGACTGCGCGACGCCCTCAGAGCAGACGAGGCTCGTGGGGCTGGCAGCGCTGGCCTCCCGGGCCATCCGGGCCACACGGGCCGCGACGGCGTTGGTTGTGAGAGCGCCGACTGTGACAGCGTCGGCCGCGACGGGCAGCACGGGCGCCCAGGTGGACGGCTCACTCCGTCGACGCTCCGGTGGACGTCGCCCACGGGACGGACAAGCACGACCCGCGCCTCGCTCGATCCGACCTTCGACGACGCGCCCAAGAAGCGAGCATCCGAGGAACGCACGTCCAAGGAACACCTGTCCATGGAACGCGCGTCCGAGGGACAGGCGTCCGAAGAACACGTGTCCGAGGGACACGTGTCCGAAGACCGCGCGTCCGAAGAACGTCCTGCCGCCTCGGGCCCACCGGCGACCCCGGCGGCCCCGGACTCACCGGCGACCCCGGCCTCGCCGGACTCGCCAAGTACCGATGTCCCGTTCTGA
- a CDS encoding class I SAM-dependent methyltransferase, with translation MPLDLPDDLDAVLDLLCRRPDVEAPELVAVDAADRLVLAEARALLAAAGPGDVAVLDDDYGALALGALALGAPDVRVATDTVTSERALLLNAANVAAAEIARVAAGIAPDSAADPTSTSPSGTPALREPSLRHRLTVHDPLSPAVVAGARIVLARLPRSLDALAELADLVADHTAPDVVLLATGRLKHMSRGMNDVLAVRFGEVTATLAHGKARALVAQRPTAATAGHHAFPRRARVEIPAGAGIDRAGVSSAGVTTLGVASSLEVVAHGAAFAGTTLDIGTRALLDVLGELVHGLETHRGGRGTKPSGSAESSSITEPSSITTSSGSTTSFSSPSPSVGPFFRVLDLGCGTGVLATAVALRIPGASVVATDRSAAAVLSAAATAAANGVGDRVATLRDDAAASVPDGSVDVVVCNPPFHAGAVVSTDIAEAMFRAAARVLRPGGELWVVWNSHLRYRPSLERVVGPTEQASRTPKFTVTRSVKR, from the coding sequence ATGCCCCTCGACCTCCCGGACGACCTCGACGCCGTGCTCGACCTCCTGTGTCGGCGACCTGACGTCGAGGCGCCCGAGCTCGTCGCCGTCGACGCGGCCGACCGGCTCGTCCTCGCGGAGGCGCGGGCCCTGCTGGCGGCAGCGGGACCAGGCGACGTCGCGGTCCTCGACGACGACTACGGTGCCCTCGCCCTCGGGGCCCTCGCCCTCGGGGCGCCCGACGTGCGGGTCGCGACCGACACCGTGACGAGCGAGCGGGCGCTCCTCCTCAACGCGGCGAACGTCGCAGCAGCAGAGATTGCGAGGGTCGCAGCGGGCATCGCGCCCGACTCGGCCGCGGACCCCACGTCGACCTCTCCGTCAGGGACCCCCGCCCTTCGCGAGCCGTCGCTCCGCCACCGACTGACCGTCCACGACCCCCTCTCTCCTGCCGTCGTCGCGGGTGCACGGATCGTCCTCGCGCGGCTCCCCCGCTCGCTCGACGCGCTCGCCGAGCTGGCCGACCTCGTCGCCGACCACACCGCCCCGGACGTCGTGCTCCTCGCGACGGGTCGCCTCAAGCACATGAGCCGCGGCATGAACGACGTGCTCGCCGTGCGGTTCGGTGAGGTCACGGCCACGCTCGCGCACGGCAAGGCCCGTGCGCTCGTCGCGCAGCGACCCACGGCGGCGACAGCGGGCCACCACGCGTTCCCGCGCCGGGCACGGGTCGAGATACCGGCGGGCGCGGGCATCGACAGGGCAGGCGTCAGCAGCGCAGGTGTCACCACGCTCGGCGTCGCCTCCTCGCTCGAGGTCGTCGCGCATGGCGCCGCGTTCGCGGGGACGACGCTCGACATCGGGACGCGTGCCCTGCTCGACGTCCTGGGCGAGCTCGTCCACGGTCTCGAGACGCATCGGGGCGGCAGAGGCACGAAGCCGTCGGGCAGCGCTGAGTCGTCGAGTATCACAGAGCCGTCGAGCATCACGACGTCGTCGGGAAGCACGACGTCGTTCTCCTCACCGTCGCCCTCCGTCGGGCCCTTCTTCCGTGTGCTCGACCTCGGCTGCGGCACTGGCGTGCTCGCGACGGCCGTCGCGCTTCGTATCCCGGGCGCGTCAGTCGTCGCGACGGACCGTTCCGCGGCTGCGGTGCTCTCGGCCGCGGCGACCGCCGCAGCGAACGGCGTCGGCGACCGCGTCGCGACCTTGCGTGACGACGCGGCGGCGTCCGTGCCGGACGGCTCGGTCGACGTCGTCGTCTGCAACCCGCCGTTCCACGCGGGCGCGGTCGTCAGCACCGACATCGCCGAGGCGATGTTCCGGGCGGCCGCGCGCGTCCTGCGGCCGGGCGGCGAGCTGTGGGTCGTGTGGAACTCGCACCTGCGCTACCGGCCGTCGCTCGAGCGGGTCGTCGGCCCGACGGAGCAGGCCTCGCGCACACCGAAGTTCACGGTGACGAGGTCGGTCAAGCGCTGA
- a CDS encoding DUF5997 family protein, whose protein sequence is MKAATAAKKLGVYLPATPEEFQQRFITRDELDAWQTDPPQWLVELRQDGPHPRPVVAARLGVSISGLARGGVSDALTSEQIVALREKNPDWLVRERKIQAEVRAEEERVRERDAKRALKAAPAADKHPKGAPRGH, encoded by the coding sequence ATGAAGGCCGCGACCGCGGCGAAGAAGCTGGGCGTCTACCTGCCCGCGACGCCGGAGGAGTTCCAGCAGCGCTTCATCACGCGCGACGAGCTCGACGCGTGGCAGACAGACCCCCCGCAGTGGCTCGTCGAGCTGCGCCAGGACGGCCCGCACCCGCGGCCCGTCGTCGCGGCGCGCCTCGGCGTCTCGATCTCGGGCCTCGCGCGCGGCGGCGTCTCGGACGCGCTGACGTCCGAGCAGATCGTCGCGCTGCGCGAGAAGAACCCGGACTGGCTCGTGCGCGAGCGCAAGATCCAGGCCGAGGTCCGCGCCGAGGAGGAGCGGGTCCGCGAGCGTGACGCCAAGCGTGCGCTCAAGGCCGCGCCCGCCGCCGACAAGCACCCGAAGGGCGCTCCGCGCGGGCACTGA
- a CDS encoding FKBP-type peptidyl-prolyl cis-trans isomerase yields MATLPQASGGFGDKPVLTFPDTEAPAELEVQVLVQGTGDTIEAGDNIVVNYLGQTWGGHVFDNSYDRGSAIDFPIGIGRVIGGWDQGLVGKQIGSRVLLSIPPHHGYGSRGVPQAGIGGDDILVFVVDILGTN; encoded by the coding sequence GTGGCTACCCTTCCCCAGGCATCCGGCGGCTTCGGCGACAAGCCGGTGCTGACCTTCCCCGACACCGAGGCTCCGGCCGAGCTCGAGGTCCAGGTCCTCGTCCAGGGCACGGGCGACACCATCGAGGCCGGCGACAACATCGTCGTCAACTACCTCGGCCAGACGTGGGGCGGACACGTCTTCGACAACTCTTACGACCGCGGCTCCGCGATCGACTTCCCCATCGGCATCGGCCGCGTCATCGGCGGCTGGGACCAGGGCCTCGTCGGCAAGCAGATCGGCTCGCGCGTCCTCCTGTCGATCCCGCCGCACCACGGCTACGGCTCGCGCGGCGTGCCGCAGGCCGGCATCGGTGGCGACGACATCCTCGTCTTCGTCGTCGACATCCTCGGCACCAACTGA